A region of Saccopteryx leptura isolate mSacLep1 chromosome X, mSacLep1_pri_phased_curated, whole genome shotgun sequence DNA encodes the following proteins:
- the NHSL2 gene encoding NHS-like protein 2 isoform X2, with product MMGNSHHKQPRSKSQSRMHSATGHSNSSTVRVACSTSSDIKPSHSIPEVVHGRLAVSQEAHFSNLTSTVLRNPSSDPEEPLQARSGTKPTSMESMGMVYSVPSSCNGPTESTFSASWKGDAFTYMTPSATSQSNQVNENGKSPSSGNSWVSLHTLPPLVPKEAATLFVTCDNPAGCRRSGGYSEHPMQRRQVSERPFKIGLLTAGTSRLETGPGGASRFRERSLSVPTDSGTTNVDYDEEQKSSEACALPYPSTSSDGSNSVDNIASLTSQQEAQHRRQRSKSISLKKAKKKPSPPTRSVSLVKDEPNLLQEGGLALPKDQRPRSLCLSLEHQGNHSSQGHPAVPAFKDPEGTQFSHNWYLTDWKSGDTYQSLSSSSTATGTTVIECTQVQGSSESLASPSISRATTPSQLSIDVEAREVPSPGRPTGLMSPSSGYSSQSETPTPTVSMSLTLGHLPPASGSVRVRPAVPERKSSLPATSPMEKISKSRLSFDLPLTSSTYLDLSGMSISIRSKTKVSRHHSDTKFGAKLIQKTSPNQPIMPMVTQSDLRSVRLRSVSKSEPEDDNESPDYAEESGEVFTLPERKMKPPIAEKPPLARRPPSLVHKPPSVPEDYPLILPTLAMTPKSSIQPMRPFPPDIYTVVRKPKSSSFPEARVPGESTVPSSVVFIPFASSSGAFCSGTQQPPQGSTEDEGSKVRALPERISLQSQEQTEKKGKIPPPVPKKPSVLYLPFTSPTAQMEAYVAEARLPVNPIITLEEDAKCPSAGDHLQSPVTRTTSMLQADGEREASLPGSLMEPSTEEKSVISDKTAEWIAEEDDDVFVASRTTEDLFTVIHRSKRKLLGWKEPSEAFAGGSRPSSHSPIKNTADSPISESAVSAGSSSSASLDAGRNDDFKALLQKKGSKATPRSRPSAAELLKTTNPLARRIIAQFSKDYDTTDSPST from the exons GTCACAGCAACAGCTCCACGGTCAGGGTGGCTTGCTCTACCAGCTCAGACATCAAGCCCAGTCATTCCATTCCAGAAGTTGTTCATGGAAGACTTGCAGTCAGTCAGGAAGCTCATTTCTCAAATCTCACCTCAACAGTACTGAGAAATCCTTCTAGTGATCCTGAAGAACCTCTCCAGGCACGTAGTGGCACTAAACCTACTAGCATGGAAAGCATGGGAATGGTGTATAGCGTCCCCAGTTCTTGCAATGGACCAACAGAATCTACATTCTCTGCTTCCTGGAAAGGAGATGCTTTTACATATATGACTCCAAGTGCTACCAGTCAGAGCAATCAAgtcaatgaaaatggaaaaagtcCTTCCTCTGGGAATTCATGGGTCTCTCTGCACACACTGCCACCTCTGGTTCCTAAGGAGGCTGCTACCCTCTTTGTCACTTGTGATAACCCAGCAGGATGCAGAAGGTCAGGTGGCTACTCCGAGCACCCTATGCAACGAAGGCAAGTATCAGAGCGACCCTTCAAGATTGGCCTTCTGACTGCTGGTACTTCAAGGCTGGAGACAGGCCCAGGTGGGGCCAGCAGGTTCCGGGAGCGGTCACTGTCTGTGCCCACAGACTCAGGCACCACAAACGTGGACTATGATGAGGAGCAGAAGTCCAGTGAAGCCTGTGCCCTGCCTTATCCTAGTACAAGTTCTGACGGCAGTAACAGTGTTGACAACATTGCCTCCCTTACTTCCCAACAGGAGGCCCAGCACAGAAGGCAGAGATCCAAGAGTATCTCACTCAAGAAAGCCAAAAAGAAGCCTTCTCCACCAACACGCAGTGTCTCACTGGTCAAAGATGAGCCAAACCTCTTGCAAGAAGGAGGGTTAGCATTACCCAAGGACCAGCGGCCCAGGAGCCTTTGCCTCTCCTTGGAACACCAAGGAAATCACTCATCCCAGGGTCACCCAGCTGTGCCAGCCTTCAAAGATCCAGAAGGTACACAATTCTCCCACAACTGGTATCTTACTGACTGGAAGTCTGGTGACACTTACCAGTCTTTGTCCAGCTCCAGCACTGCCACAGGTACCACAGTCATTGAGTGCACCCAAGTTCAGGGCAGCTCAGAGTCTCTTGCCTCGCCTTCCATCTCTAGAGCTACTACACCTTCCCAGCTCTCCATCGATGTAGAGGCCAGAGAGGTACCATCCCCTGGGAGGCCCACTGGGCTAATGTCACCCTCCAGTGGATACTCTAGCCAGTCAGAGACACCAACACCCACTGTCTCCATGTCCTTGACCTTGGGTCACTTGCCCCCTGCAAGTGGCAGTGTCCGGGTACGTCCAGCAGTACCTGAAAGGAAGTCATCACTACCCGCAACATCGCCAATGGAGAAAATTTCCAAGTCACGCCTATCATTTGACCTACCATTGACCTCTTCTACCTATCTGGACCTGTCTGGGATGAGTATCTCCATCCGAAGCAAAACCAAGGTGAGCCGGCATCACTCAGATACAAAATTTGGGGCCAAGCTGATCCAGAAAACTAGCCCTAATCAGCCAATCATGCCCATGGTTACTCAGTCTGACCTACGTTCTGTTCGCCTGAGATCAGTCAGCAAGTCTGAACCAGAAGATGACAACGAGAGCCCTGACTATGCTGAGGAATCAGGAGAAGTCTTCACCTTGCCAGAGAGAAAGATGAAACCTCCCATAGCTGAGAAACCCCCACTGGCCCGAAGGCCTCCAAGCTTGGTCCACAAGCCACCATCTGTCCCTGAGGATTACCCACTCATTTTGCCTACATTGGCTATGACTCCTAAGAGCTCAATTCAACCCATGAGGCCATTCCCTCCGGACATCTATACGGTGGTGCGGAAACCAAAGTCCTCCAGCTTCCCTGAGGCCAGAGTCCCAGGGGAGTCAACAGTACCTTCATCTGTTGTTTTCATACCTTTTGCCAGTTCCTCTGGTGCTTTCTGCTCAGGAACACAGCAACCTCCTCAAGGAAGCACAGAGGATGAGGGCTCCAAGGTGAGAGCCCTTCCTGAAAGAATTAGCCTCCAAAGCCAGGAACAAACTGAGAAGAAAGGCAAGATTCCACCTCCAGTACCAAAAAAACCCAGTGTGCTGTACCTGCCTTTCACCTCACCCACAGCTCAAATGGAGGCCTatgtggctgaggccaggctgcCTGTCAACCCCATCATCACCCTGGAGGAAGATGCCAAGTGTCCCTCTGCTGGCGACCACCTTCAATCACCTGTTACAAGGACAACTTCAATGCTACAGGCTGACGGTGAGAGGGAGGCAAGCCTTCCAG GGAGTTTGATGGAACCAAGCActgaagaaaaaagtgttatcaGTGATAAAACAGCTGAATGGATTGCAGAAGAAGATGATGATGTGTTTGTGGCTTCACGTACAACTGAAGATTTGTTTACTGTGATACACAG ATCCAAGAGAAAGCTGCTTGGCTGGAAGGAGCCCAGTGAGGCTTTTGCTGGAGGCAGCAGACCGAGCTCCCACTCACCAATAAAGAACACAGCTGATTCTCCAATTAGTGAGTCAGCTGTCTCTGCAGGGTCAAGCAGCAGTGCCAGCCTAGATGCTGGCAGAAATGATGATTTCAAGGCCTTGCTCCAAAAGAAGGGAAGTAAGGCAACTCCAAGGTCCCGCCCCTCAGCAGCCGAACTGCTGAAGACCACTAACCCACTGGCCCGGCGAATTATTGCACAATTTTCAAAAGACTATGACACCACTGATAGCCCCAGTACCTAA